Proteins co-encoded in one Carassius gibelio isolate Cgi1373 ecotype wild population from Czech Republic chromosome A15, carGib1.2-hapl.c, whole genome shotgun sequence genomic window:
- the LOC128028587 gene encoding gap junction delta-2 protein-like, with translation MGEWTILERLLEAAVQQHSTMIGRILLTVVVIFRILIVAIVGETVYEDEQTMFICNTLQPGCNQACYDKAFPISHIRYWVFQIILVCTPSLCFITYSVHQSAKQRDRRYSFLYPMIEKDYSHEGTRKIRNINGILVQHSDSGGGKDEPDCLEVKEIPNAPRGLLHGKSSKVRRQEGISRFYIIQVVFRNALEIGFLAGQYFLYGFSVPGIFECDRYPCLKEVECYVSRPTEKTVFLVFMFAVSGICVVFNLAELNHLGWRKIKAAIRGVQARRKSICEIRKKDMAHLSQLPNLGRTQSSESAYV, from the coding sequence GATTTTACTGACGGTTGTGGTGATATTCCGTATCCTGATTGTGGCCATCGTAGGTGAAACAGTGTATGAGGACGAGCAGACCATGTTTATCTGCAACACCCTCCAACCTGGGTGCAACCAGGCCTGCTACGACAAGGCCTTCCCCATCTCTCACATCCGATACTGGGTCTTCCAGATCATCCTCGTTTGCACACCCAGTCTGTGCTTCATCACCTACTCAGTACACCAGTCGGCCAAACAGCGTGACCGTCGCTACTCCTTCCTCTACCCAATGATAGAGAAGGACTACAGTCATGAGGGAACCCGAAAAATACGCAACATTAATGGAATTTTGGTGCAGCATTCTGACAGTGGTGGCGGAAAGGATGAACCTGACTGCTTAGAGGTAAAGGAGATCCCAAATGCTCCGAGAGGCCTCCTGCATGGCAAGAGCTCCAAGGTACGACGACAAGAGGGCATCTCTCGCTTTTACATAATCCAGGTCGTATTCCGCAATGCACTGGAGATAGGCTTCTTGGCGGGGCAGTATTTTCTATATGGCTTTAGTGTCCCTGGCATCTTTGAGTGTGACCGCTACCCCTGCCTGAAGGAGGTGGAATGCTATGTGTCACGGCCCACTGAAAAGACGGTCTTCCTAGTCTTCATGTTTGCAGTGAGTGGTATCTGTGTCGTGTTCAACCTTGCCGAGCTCAACCACCTCGGCTGGAGGAAAATCAAGGCTGCCATTCGAGGTGTGCAAGCCCGCAGGAAGTCCATCTGTGAGATCCGCAAAAAGGACATGGCCCACCTGTCACAACTGCCAAACCTGGGCAGGACCCAGTCCAGTGAGTCTGCTTATGTCTGA